One segment of Drosophila mauritiana strain mau12 chromosome 3R, ASM438214v1, whole genome shotgun sequence DNA contains the following:
- the LOC117144282 gene encoding esterase B1, producing MEVQVGWPKLLKMGAQLVGHKVQQYRLSTGHTVILDTKYGQVRGLQRKTVYDKEPYFAFEGIPYAKPPVGDLRFKAPQPPEPWQGVLNCTTNRSKPMQRNMLLGIVEGSEDCLHLNVYVKTLKSEKPLPVIVWIYGGGFQKGEASRDIYSPDYFMKKPVVFVAINYRLAALGFLSLKDPKLDVPGNAGLKDQVMALRWINQNIAHFNGDPNNITLMGESAGSASVHMMMTTEQTRGLFHKAIMQSGCALSEWVESPDNNWAFRLAQNLGYKGDEKDADVLSFLSKVSARQIAAIDQDVINLDELRSFLLFAFGPVVEPYETDHCVVPKRHKDLLSEAWGNDIPVIVGGNSFEGLFSYQLVRNDPWALKNFHNILPREVRETSSLEGQDLLVRRLKQLYFNNEMQESMETFEALNIFSHRQIWHDTHRFILARQSYAPKTPTYLYRFDFDSPHFNQFRRLVCGDRIRGVAHADELSYLFYNIIASKLDKSSMEYKTIERMVGMWTSFASNGNPNCSELGSAKWEPVLLKENSVEKCFNISHDLEMRDLPESDCLAVWDTFYPRESLF from the exons ATGGAGGTGCAAGTGGGATGGCCAAAGCTGCTCAAGATGGGAGCCCA GTTGGTGGGCCACAAGGTGCAACAGTACCGGCTCTCCACGGGTCACACAGTGATATTGGACACCAAATACGGACAGGTGCGCGGACTCCAAAGGAAGACGGTCTACGACAAGGAGCCGTACTTTGCCTTCGAGGGCATTCCGTACGCCAAGCCCCCCGTGGGTGACCTCCGATTCAAGGCTCCTCAGCCACCGGAACCCTGGCAAGGAGTGCTCAACTGCACTACCAATCGATCCAAGCCCATGCAGAGGAACATGCTCCTGGGAATTGTCGAGGGCAGTGAGGATTGTTTGCACCTGAACGTTTATGTCAAAACCTTGAAGTCGGAAAAACCGCTGCCCGTAATTGTGTGGATTTACGGAGGTGGTTTTCAAAAGGGGGAGGCCTCCAGGGATATTTACAGTCCGGATTACTTCATGAAGAAGCCAGTGGTATTCGTCGCTATCAACTACAGGTTGGCAGCACTAG GATTTCTCAGCTTAAAGGACCCGAAGCTGGATGTTCCTGGCAATGCGGGACTCAAGGACCAAGTAATGGCTCTGCGTTGGATAAACCAGAACATCGCCCACTTCAATGGCGACCCCAACAACATCACATTGATGGGAGAAAGTGCAGGATCGGCTTCTGTCCACATGATGATGACCACGGAGCAAACACGTGGTCTCTTCCACAAGGCTATCATGCAGTCGGGATGTGCCCTCAGCGAATGGGTGGAGAGTCCGGATAACAATTGGGCATTCCGGCTGGCCCAGAACCTGGGCTACAAGGGCGACGAGAAAGACGCGGATGTATTAAGCTTTCTCAGTAAGGTTAGCGCTCGCCAGATAGCGGCTATTGATCAGGACGTTATCAATTTGGACGAGCTCCGAAGCTTCCTACTATTCGCCTTTGGTCCTGTGGTAGAACCCTACGAAACCGACCACTGTGTGGTGCCCAAAAGGCACAAGGATCTGTTGTCCGAGGCGTGGGGAAACGATATTCCCGTGATTGTCGGAGGAAACTCTTTCGAGGGCTTGTTTTCTTACCAATTGGTAAGAAATGATCCTTGGGCCTTGAAAAACTTCCACAACATCCTGCCAAGGGAGGTTAGAGAAACCAGCAGCCTGGAAGGCCAGGACCTACTGGTTCGGCGACTAAAGCAACTCTACTTCAACAACGAGATGCAGGAATCGATGGAGACGTTCGAGGCCCTGAATATATTTTCGCATCGCCAGATTTGGCACGATACGCATCGCTTTATTCTCGCCCGTCAATCTTATGCCCCCAAAACGCCCACCTATCTATATCGTTTCGACTTCGACTCCCCGCACTTCAATCAATTTCGCCGACTGGTGTGCGGCGATCGGATTCGCGGAGTAGCCCATGCTGATGAGTTATCGTACCTGTTCTACAACATCATTGCCTCCAAACTGGATAAGTCATCGATGGAATACAAAACCATTGAGAGAATGGTGGGCATGTGGACGTCGTTTGCCTCCAATGGGAATCCAAATTGCTCAGAACTGGGATCTGCCAAATGGGAACCCGTCCTGCTTAAAGAAAATTCAGTGGAGAAGTGCTTCAACATCAGCCACGATCTTGAGATGCGAGATTTGCCGGAGTCCGATTGCCTGGCCGTTTGGGATACATTTTATCCCAGGGAGTCGCTCTTCTAG
- the LOC117144290 gene encoding uncharacterized protein LOC117144290, with protein MQGCWALSQDATGRGPHSNAAAMQRQSRDPKSSNPLSHYTERNNSPKLYFHS; from the coding sequence ATGCAAGGATGCTGGGCTCTCTCGCAGGACGCCACTGGACGAGGACCGCATTCAAATGCCGCAGCAATGCAACGACAGTCGAGGGACCCAAAATCCAGCAATCCACTATCTCActacactgaaagaaataatAGCCCCAAGCTATATTTTCATAGCTGA